In a genomic window of Chryseobacterium sp. G0162:
- the bla gene encoding class A beta-lactamase, subclass A2 codes for MNDLRSKINTIISTKNATVGVSVKGIEDQDTLSINPNQTMPMLSVFKFHIALAVLNQVDKGKLKLDQKFFIKKEELLPETWSPIREEYPEGNMPLTLDQLLRYTVSHSDNNGCDILLKIVGGAPIVQKFVNQQGIKDFTIRLNEQQMNSFESYFVNTSTPLATTNLLEKFYKKKILKKETTKYLYQIMVETSRGLTWMKAGLPAGTELAHRTGISGRNDENIRAAMNDVGIVKLPNGKHFILSVYLKNINEEMKDTEKIIADIGNAVWEYYVRKP; via the coding sequence ATGAATGATCTAAGGAGTAAAATCAATACCATCATATCCACGAAAAATGCAACTGTTGGGGTTTCTGTAAAAGGTATTGAAGATCAAGATACGCTTAGCATCAATCCAAATCAAACAATGCCTATGCTAAGTGTTTTTAAATTCCATATTGCATTGGCTGTTTTAAATCAGGTAGATAAAGGAAAATTAAAACTGGATCAGAAATTTTTTATTAAAAAAGAAGAATTACTACCAGAAACATGGAGTCCGATAAGAGAAGAATATCCGGAAGGAAATATGCCTTTGACATTAGATCAGTTATTAAGATACACCGTTTCCCATAGTGATAATAATGGTTGTGATATTCTGCTGAAGATAGTAGGGGGAGCTCCCATAGTACAGAAATTCGTCAACCAACAGGGCATCAAAGACTTCACCATCCGATTGAATGAACAGCAAATGAATAGCTTTGAATCCTATTTTGTGAATACATCAACTCCTTTAGCTACCACCAATCTTTTAGAAAAATTCTACAAAAAGAAAATACTAAAAAAAGAGACTACAAAATATTTATATCAGATCATGGTAGAAACTTCAAGAGGACTTACCTGGATGAAAGCAGGTTTGCCTGCTGGAACAGAATTAGCCCATCGTACGGGAATTTCAGGAAGAAATGATGAAAATATCAGAGCCGCTATGAACGATGTAGGAATTGTAAAACTTCCCAACGGAAAACATTTCATTTTATCTGTCTATTTGAAAAACATCAATGAAGAAATGAAAGATACAGAAAAGATCATTGCTGACATAGGAAACGCTGTTTGGGAGTACTATGTAAGGAAGCCATAA
- the uvrA gene encoding excinuclease ABC subunit UvrA, with the protein MSKSTEYIEVYGAREHNLKNINVKIPRNELVVITGLSGSGKSSLAFDTIFAEGQRRYIETFSAYARQFLGGLERPDVDKIEGLSPVIAIEQKTTNKNPRSTVGTVTELYDFLRLLYARVSDAYSLSTGQKLVSYTEDQILDTIKENYKGEKIMLLAPVVRSRKGHYHELFVQMAKKGYGQARIDGELQDIEYDLKLDRYKTHDIDIVIDRWIIGENASEGRMEKSLRTAMEMGEGIIGIQKLGGTDIEYFSKNLMDAETGHSLALPEPNTFSFNSPKGSCPNCKGLGTIKKINTDYFIDNPKLSINQGGLLPLEDIKSNKWILAQIKNILEIFGLGMTTPLQDIPAEALDYIYNGCHKEFNKDLKYAGITKKIKISFDGLIAFMEEIIDERESYEAILLERHFTTEEICPECGGTRLQPSSLSFKIDGKNIAEVNGLSLADLKEWLTDVKDKFSEKNKIIAHEILKEIETRLQFLLDVGLDYLSLSRSSKTLSGGESQRIRLATQIGSQLVNVLYILDEPSIGLHQRDNERLIHSLKNLRDIGNSVLVVEHDKDMILEADEVLDIGPRAGKFGGEILWQGKPKDLLKADTITAQYINGKRKIEIPAERRAGSGKNIVLKGATGNNLKNVTLDVPLGKLVVVTGISGSGKSSLINGTLYPILNKHFYRAVQEPLPYKKIEGLDNIDKIVDVDQTPIGRTPRSNPATYTGMFTDIRNLFAELPESKIRGYKPGRFSFNVKGGRCETCQGGGLKVIEMNFLPDVYVHCETCNGKRFNRETLEVRYKGKSISDILDMTIDEAVEFFQPIPKIFAKVKTLQDVGLGYITLGQQSTTLSGGEAQRIKLATELAKRQTGNTLYILDEPTTGLHFEDVKILMDAINQLVELGNSFIIIEHNMDVIKLADHIIDVGPEGGKYGGQIVAQGTPEEIVKSKKSLTGKFLKRELE; encoded by the coding sequence ATGAGCAAATCAACAGAATATATAGAAGTTTACGGAGCACGTGAACACAATCTAAAGAATATTAATGTTAAAATTCCGCGCAATGAACTGGTAGTGATTACCGGGCTTTCCGGAAGTGGAAAATCTTCATTGGCTTTTGATACTATTTTTGCAGAAGGCCAGCGTCGTTATATAGAGACATTCTCTGCTTATGCCCGTCAGTTTTTGGGTGGATTGGAGCGTCCGGATGTAGATAAAATTGAAGGACTTTCACCCGTTATTGCCATTGAGCAGAAAACAACCAATAAAAACCCTCGTTCTACTGTAGGTACTGTTACAGAACTGTATGACTTTCTCCGTCTTTTGTATGCAAGAGTTTCAGATGCTTATTCATTGTCTACAGGACAGAAGCTGGTAAGTTATACCGAAGATCAGATTCTTGATACCATTAAGGAAAACTATAAAGGAGAAAAAATCATGTTGTTGGCTCCTGTTGTACGCTCCAGAAAAGGACATTATCATGAACTTTTCGTTCAAATGGCTAAAAAAGGGTATGGACAGGCAAGAATTGATGGTGAGCTACAGGATATTGAATATGATTTAAAGCTGGACCGTTATAAAACCCACGATATTGATATTGTGATCGATCGTTGGATCATAGGAGAAAATGCTTCAGAAGGAAGAATGGAAAAATCCCTGCGTACTGCGATGGAAATGGGAGAAGGAATCATCGGAATTCAGAAACTGGGAGGTACAGATATTGAGTATTTCTCTAAAAACCTGATGGATGCTGAAACAGGTCATTCCTTAGCATTACCGGAACCTAATACTTTCTCATTCAACTCTCCAAAAGGTAGCTGCCCAAATTGTAAAGGACTGGGAACAATCAAAAAGATCAACACAGATTATTTCATTGATAACCCTAAACTGTCAATCAACCAGGGAGGTTTGCTGCCATTGGAAGATATTAAGTCTAATAAATGGATTCTGGCACAGATCAAGAATATTCTTGAAATCTTCGGACTAGGAATGACAACTCCATTACAGGATATCCCGGCAGAAGCTTTGGATTATATCTATAACGGATGTCATAAGGAATTCAATAAGGATCTTAAATATGCGGGAATTACCAAGAAGATCAAGATCAGCTTTGACGGTTTGATCGCCTTTATGGAGGAAATTATTGATGAAAGAGAATCCTACGAAGCTATTTTATTGGAAAGACACTTCACTACAGAAGAAATATGTCCGGAATGTGGTGGAACCCGTCTTCAGCCCTCAAGCTTAAGTTTCAAAATTGATGGGAAAAATATTGCTGAGGTCAATGGATTAAGCTTGGCAGATTTAAAAGAATGGCTGACCGATGTTAAAGATAAATTCTCTGAGAAAAATAAAATCATCGCCCACGAAATATTAAAAGAGATTGAAACCAGACTTCAGTTTTTGTTGGATGTTGGTTTGGACTATCTAAGTTTAAGTAGAAGTTCAAAAACCCTTTCGGGGGGAGAATCACAAAGGATTCGTCTGGCAACACAAATTGGATCTCAACTGGTGAATGTTTTGTATATTCTTGATGAACCAAGTATTGGCCTTCACCAAAGAGATAACGAAAGATTGATTCATTCTTTAAAGAACCTTAGAGATATTGGAAATTCTGTTTTAGTAGTAGAACATGATAAAGACATGATCTTAGAGGCCGATGAGGTGTTGGATATTGGTCCAAGAGCCGGAAAGTTCGGTGGAGAAATACTTTGGCAGGGAAAACCAAAAGATCTTCTAAAAGCAGATACTATCACTGCTCAGTATATCAACGGAAAAAGAAAGATCGAAATTCCAGCAGAAAGAAGAGCCGGAAGCGGAAAAAATATTGTTCTGAAAGGAGCAACAGGAAATAACCTTAAAAATGTTACGCTGGATGTTCCGCTTGGAAAACTGGTTGTAGTCACCGGAATTTCAGGAAGTGGAAAATCTTCTTTAATTAATGGAACGTTATATCCAATCCTTAATAAGCATTTTTATAGAGCCGTTCAGGAACCTTTACCATACAAGAAGATCGAAGGACTTGATAATATTGATAAAATTGTAGACGTAGATCAGACACCGATCGGGAGAACTCCACGTTCAAATCCGGCAACTTATACGGGAATGTTTACAGATATCAGAAACCTTTTTGCAGAATTGCCTGAAAGTAAAATCCGTGGGTATAAACCGGGAAGGTTTTCTTTCAACGTAAAAGGGGGAAGATGTGAAACCTGCCAGGGGGGAGGATTAAAAGTAATTGAAATGAACTTCCTTCCGGATGTATATGTTCACTGTGAAACCTGCAACGGAAAACGTTTCAACAGAGAAACCCTTGAAGTTCGTTACAAAGGAAAATCCATTTCCGACATATTGGATATGACAATTGATGAAGCAGTAGAATTCTTCCAACCGATTCCAAAAATCTTTGCTAAAGTGAAAACTTTACAAGATGTAGGATTGGGATATATTACGCTTGGGCAACAGTCCACAACACTTTCCGGAGGAGAGGCACAGCGTATCAAGTTAGCTACTGAGTTAGCAAAAAGACAAACCGGAAATACATTATATATCCTTGATGAACCTACCACAGGATTGCATTTTGAGGATGTAAAAATCCTGATGGACGCAATCAATCAATTGGTAGAACTAGGAAACTCATTCATCATTATTGAACATAATATGGATGTGATTAAACTGGCAGACCATATCATTGACGTAGGACCGGAAGGTGGAAAATACGGTGGACAGATTGTAGCTCAGGGAACTCCGGAAGAGATTGTGAAGTCTAAGAAGAGTTTAACCGGGAAGTTTTTGAAGAGGGAATTGGAATAG
- a CDS encoding bacteriocin-like protein, with product MKNLKKLTKVDLKSVYGGEPKKYCTYCEWANKVFCSEIPIVQCP from the coding sequence ATGAAAAATTTAAAAAAGCTGACTAAAGTAGATTTGAAGTCAGTGTACGGAGGAGAGCCAAAAAAATATTGTACCTATTGCGAATGGGCAAATAAAGTATTTTGCAGCGAAATTCCAATCGTTCAGTGCCCATAA
- a CDS encoding DUF3828 domain-containing protein, whose protein sequence is MMRLLFLYASFLICFTACSKTQSPSTEKKLITEKVNQLYSQYGKSNDMIYNQPIPDELFSPELKKALEKAINASKTDIEKVKNSNHPDEKPLIFEGAIFSSLYEGYTHYTIKNIIIHDKMAKALVQFEYDMTSPKVLWTDTLQLIDTEKGWKIDNIVFDSIGSSKDLKTSLNDFIQYAQQ, encoded by the coding sequence ATGATGCGACTCCTTTTCCTATATGCAAGTTTTCTTATATGCTTTACAGCTTGCAGCAAAACACAATCTCCATCAACTGAAAAAAAACTGATTACTGAAAAAGTAAATCAACTTTACAGCCAATATGGAAAATCTAATGATATGATTTACAATCAACCAATACCTGATGAATTATTTTCTCCGGAATTAAAAAAGGCATTAGAAAAAGCAATCAATGCTTCAAAAACAGATATTGAAAAAGTGAAAAACAGTAATCATCCGGATGAAAAACCGTTGATATTTGAAGGGGCGATCTTTTCCAGCCTGTATGAAGGATATACCCATTATACCATCAAAAATATTATTATTCATGATAAAATGGCAAAAGCACTTGTTCAGTTTGAATATGATATGACCTCTCCAAAGGTGTTATGGACTGATACATTGCAACTGATTGACACTGAAAAAGGATGGAAAATTGATAATATTGTTTTTGATTCAATAGGAAGTTCCAAGGATCTTAAAACGAGTCTGAATGATTTTATCCAATATGCTCAACAATAA
- a CDS encoding type VI secretion system Vgr family protein, whose protein sequence is MKKNTTSERVSFTGGYRAPDNAQAVKENNTAGINRIVKLSAVINGEIISSFKHFKLKQSAITHHEFELTLAHDALSEKQGHQLEQANTFLGKRLTIKIAYKDFETKNSPERVFVGIITKVGFSQEAHSLGNIVLKGFSPTILLDGAAHTQSFGGAQPVNTGIIADEVIKQGIDPFWYDFRVNAKASSQIVYSTQYNETHYNYLCRIAEAYGEQFFYDGEVLHFGNMPAPAAPLELISGSNTSNIHTELRAIHAQPNYYGYNSSKNTMLTSGETPLKHMGNLAQTAYINNESIFKTPSLQSAPIRAATDMDVVNSQTGAWGSKGVDVFVVSGDTTMPFLYPGCTADLYLRKPDSNKTGYFTKLMMTKVIHEIDTLGHYKGSFEAIASDTGYMPKPEFTVPFAETQPAVVVSNEDPLGQGRVRVKFLWQLNETTDFIRVMSPDAGGTDQITQNRGYVAIPEVGDQVMVGFVHNHPDRPFVMGGMFHGGVALGGGINNHLKSIQTRSGIRILMNDAEGSVNIVDPSGNNYFMDGKGNITVSAPNDINFNAGGNLNINVGQNMSTSVGMNKTDTVTMNHSESIGMIKTSSVIGDSQVFITGKLTEFIEGDVHSEVKQERNEISRKEMNFSTEENFTSHTKSSIFMNSGEKGHNH, encoded by the coding sequence ATGAAAAAAAACACGACTTCAGAACGTGTATCCTTTACTGGGGGATACCGTGCTCCTGATAATGCCCAGGCAGTGAAAGAAAATAATACAGCAGGAATTAACCGTATTGTTAAACTTTCCGCAGTAATCAATGGCGAAATTATTTCAAGTTTTAAACATTTCAAATTAAAGCAAAGTGCAATAACACATCACGAGTTTGAATTAACATTGGCTCATGATGCCTTATCCGAAAAACAAGGTCATCAATTGGAACAGGCCAATACATTTTTGGGAAAACGCCTTACGATAAAAATTGCTTACAAAGATTTCGAAACGAAAAACAGCCCTGAGAGGGTTTTTGTAGGAATTATTACCAAGGTAGGTTTCAGTCAGGAAGCTCACAGCTTGGGAAATATTGTTTTAAAAGGTTTCAGCCCTACTATTCTTCTGGATGGTGCAGCCCATACCCAGAGTTTTGGAGGTGCACAGCCTGTGAATACCGGAATTATAGCTGATGAGGTAATCAAGCAGGGAATAGATCCGTTTTGGTATGACTTCAGAGTGAATGCCAAAGCCTCGTCACAAATTGTCTACAGTACACAATATAACGAAACCCATTACAATTACTTGTGTAGAATTGCCGAGGCTTATGGTGAACAGTTTTTCTATGATGGAGAAGTGCTGCATTTCGGAAATATGCCGGCTCCGGCTGCTCCTCTTGAGCTGATAAGTGGAAGTAATACTTCAAATATTCATACTGAACTTAGGGCAATTCATGCTCAACCTAATTATTACGGATATAACAGCAGTAAAAATACGATGTTGACTTCGGGAGAAACTCCGTTAAAACATATGGGAAATCTTGCTCAAACCGCTTATATAAATAATGAAAGTATTTTCAAGACCCCTTCTCTTCAATCGGCGCCTATCCGGGCAGCTACTGATATGGATGTAGTGAATTCTCAAACCGGAGCATGGGGAAGTAAAGGTGTTGATGTATTTGTAGTATCCGGTGATACCACAATGCCTTTTCTTTATCCCGGCTGCACAGCAGATCTTTATCTGAGAAAACCTGATTCCAACAAAACGGGGTATTTCACCAAACTCATGATGACCAAGGTTATTCATGAGATTGATACCCTAGGCCATTATAAAGGAAGTTTTGAAGCCATTGCTTCTGATACGGGATATATGCCCAAACCTGAATTTACAGTTCCTTTTGCAGAAACCCAGCCAGCAGTGGTCGTTTCCAATGAAGATCCTTTGGGGCAAGGACGTGTAAGGGTGAAATTTCTTTGGCAGCTCAATGAAACTACAGATTTTATCAGAGTAATGAGTCCTGATGCGGGTGGAACAGATCAGATCACCCAAAACAGAGGGTATGTAGCCATTCCTGAAGTAGGAGATCAGGTAATGGTGGGATTTGTTCATAATCATCCCGATCGTCCTTTCGTAATGGGAGGAATGTTTCATGGCGGTGTTGCTCTGGGAGGAGGGATAAATAATCACCTTAAATCGATTCAGACCAGAAGCGGAATCCGTATTCTGATGAACGATGCTGAAGGCAGTGTGAATATTGTAGATCCAAGCGGCAACAATTATTTCATGGATGGAAAAGGAAATATTACCGTATCTGCTCCCAATGATATCAACTTCAATGCGGGCGGAAACCTCAATATCAATGTCGGACAAAATATGTCTACCAGTGTTGGGATGAATAAAACGGATACCGTTACCATGAACCATAGTGAGAGTATAGGAATGATTAAAACCTCTTCTGTAATAGGAGATTCTCAGGTTTTTATAACCGGAAAACTGACAGAGTTTATAGAAGGAGATGTACACAGCGAAGTAAAACAGGAACGTAATGAAATTTCAAGAAAAGAAATGAATTTCAGTACAGAAGAAAATTTTACTAGCCATACCAAAAGCTCGATCTTTATGAACAGTGGCGAAAAAGGACATAATCATTAA
- a CDS encoding phospholipase effector Tle1 domain-containing protein — protein sequence MSRTRIVNGKYTKVTQKGYNLYSEGNTNINASGLNNLNADKDIHHGSAVERAAGYQPKDSVNVFIGMFFDGTGNNRYNSDKTYYSKINSGETYYKNDTVPQEYYETIKDPKTGKQKKIKISDRDSYWNPYSNVAKLFDLYKEKLEAAKDDEYPEYGEYAILKQYVEGIGTKQDKEDDIAGSCAGRGDWGVIGRVEEGIKNVIANEFKQISKDKKINKIVFDVFGFSRGAAAARHFCNEVKKSAKYDTVMRDEMDTKMGRPRVTYVSEHAGGLFGKRLSKAGYKPVGDTFTIEIRFLGIFDTVVSDMVVKENLGYKVAGALATSPLTVPYSIAAFLGQASLQKIKTKVSGLGIKKIFHITAHNEWRKNFALTPTEEGYTLSMLGAHSDIGGGYAHLDKYTAVLDYFDVKVGDHKTLQEKEKIRQFYINRRISTEKEIVFRNTYDHVKETTVTGAGVGTREIKAEPDFLDKEKTVSTSPYYQIYQTKESDHYILEDSRYISNKYSLVAMYMMLQKGIDNKVPFYDDYKIANPKVPHEFEYEIPDTDKYKILKQYMEIMLEEGKKEGVGNYTIPSEIYQHICNHYIHLSANFGGLAAIGVKTGDHHLLESLGFVNQPVAPKVDKDGSVYYEREKWYP from the coding sequence ATGAGCAGAACAAGAATTGTAAACGGAAAGTATACCAAGGTGACCCAAAAGGGGTATAATCTGTACTCTGAAGGAAATACTAATATTAATGCATCAGGTTTGAATAACCTGAATGCTGATAAAGATATCCATCATGGTTCAGCGGTGGAAAGAGCGGCAGGTTATCAACCCAAAGATTCCGTAAATGTTTTTATCGGGATGTTTTTTGACGGAACAGGCAACAACAGGTATAATTCTGATAAAACCTATTACAGTAAAATCAATTCCGGAGAAACCTATTATAAAAATGACACCGTTCCCCAGGAATATTACGAAACGATCAAAGATCCCAAAACCGGAAAACAGAAAAAAATAAAAATCTCAGACCGTGACAGCTACTGGAATCCCTATTCAAACGTAGCAAAATTGTTTGATCTTTATAAGGAGAAATTAGAGGCAGCTAAAGATGATGAGTATCCGGAATATGGAGAATATGCTATTTTAAAACAATATGTAGAAGGGATAGGAACAAAACAGGATAAAGAAGATGATATTGCGGGTTCTTGTGCAGGAAGAGGTGATTGGGGAGTGATAGGCAGAGTGGAGGAAGGGATTAAAAATGTAATTGCCAATGAGTTTAAGCAAATTTCTAAAGACAAGAAAATAAATAAGATTGTATTTGATGTTTTTGGGTTCAGCCGGGGTGCTGCCGCAGCAAGGCATTTTTGTAATGAAGTAAAGAAATCTGCAAAATATGATACGGTGATGAGAGATGAGATGGATACCAAGATGGGACGTCCAAGAGTCACTTATGTTTCTGAGCATGCAGGTGGTCTTTTTGGGAAAAGACTGAGTAAAGCAGGGTATAAACCTGTGGGAGATACTTTTACCATAGAAATTCGTTTTCTGGGAATATTTGATACGGTAGTTTCAGATATGGTAGTGAAAGAAAATTTAGGGTATAAAGTAGCAGGGGCATTGGCGACCAGTCCTTTAACGGTTCCTTACAGTATTGCCGCTTTTCTGGGACAGGCATCACTGCAGAAGATCAAAACCAAGGTCTCAGGACTGGGGATCAAAAAAATATTTCATATTACAGCACACAATGAATGGCGGAAGAATTTTGCTTTAACCCCTACAGAAGAAGGCTATACTTTATCAATGCTGGGAGCGCATTCGGATATAGGCGGGGGATATGCCCATCTGGATAAATATACCGCGGTACTGGATTATTTTGATGTAAAAGTAGGAGATCATAAAACGCTTCAGGAAAAAGAAAAAATAAGACAGTTTTATATCAACCGGCGTATTTCTACAGAAAAAGAGATTGTGTTTAGGAATACCTATGACCACGTTAAGGAAACAACAGTGACCGGTGCAGGAGTTGGAACACGGGAAATTAAAGCAGAACCGGATTTCCTGGATAAAGAAAAAACAGTATCTACAAGTCCTTATTATCAGATATACCAGACCAAAGAATCAGACCATTATATCCTGGAAGACTCCCGGTATATTTCCAATAAATACAGCCTGGTAGCAATGTACATGATGTTGCAGAAGGGGATAGATAACAAAGTACCTTTTTATGATGATTATAAAATAGCAAACCCTAAAGTTCCTCATGAATTTGAATATGAAATTCCAGATACGGATAAATATAAAATATTGAAACAATATATGGAGATAATGCTGGAGGAAGGTAAAAAAGAAGGGGTTGGTAATTATACAATACCATCGGAAATATATCAACATATTTGTAACCATTATATTCATCTTTCTGCTAACTTTGGTGGATTGGCAGCAATAGGGGTAAAAACAGGAGATCATCACCTTTTGGAAAGTCTAGGTTTTGTCAATCAACCGGTAGCGCCTAAAGTCGATAAAGATGGGAGTGTCTATTATGAAAGAGAAAAATGGTATCCTTAG
- a CDS encoding DUF2931 family protein, with protein MIKISRIKNKILFLPGLLLMVNCQPKDKFEWNAGVSAPIYYGASGPFVEYFYKGKSVAGTSAAGIEPGWGLTSGGYTGGDINKPVPDSISVSWICDADGIHYKTGHKLPREKMLNLFKNKIVGSNGEKIDYTQIVTGMAPGGNVIVWMKGGDSSTEITNFKAKNIGIWRENDKNYKKYVEEHEKVSEGFKIANVFRYFHGIPYSVWEKGEKTYKYDIGFSSEEDRDFYESVTAFSKDGSYIFLNENQFIIPYKDWLSNHINAGVKEGKLPVHTVVQWISEDNKQWYKGEIVFPADFQNTFESFYQKNKNIHIVYVMDKLNPSENYTFGTIWLQSSTSKERIMKFRLAKLNNETRKYDVSKYTLPKGFVVPKWEGRIPLQKPTDLQYWQEE; from the coding sequence ATGATAAAGATAAGCCGAATAAAAAATAAAATATTATTCTTACCAGGTTTGCTGTTGATGGTAAATTGCCAGCCAAAGGATAAATTTGAGTGGAATGCTGGAGTTTCAGCACCAATCTATTATGGGGCGTCAGGCCCATTTGTAGAATACTTTTATAAGGGAAAAAGTGTTGCCGGCACTTCAGCAGCAGGTATAGAGCCTGGCTGGGGTTTAACAAGTGGTGGCTATACGGGAGGAGATATCAATAAACCTGTTCCTGATAGTATATCTGTAAGTTGGATCTGTGATGCAGATGGAATACATTATAAAACAGGACATAAATTACCAAGAGAGAAAATGCTAAATTTATTTAAAAATAAAATAGTAGGATCTAATGGTGAAAAAATTGATTATACTCAAATAGTAACAGGAATGGCACCTGGTGGAAATGTAATTGTTTGGATGAAAGGTGGAGATTCAAGTACTGAAATCACAAATTTTAAAGCAAAGAATATAGGAATCTGGAGAGAAAATGATAAGAATTACAAAAAGTATGTAGAAGAACACGAGAAGGTGTCTGAAGGTTTTAAAATTGCTAATGTATTCCGCTATTTTCACGGTATTCCTTATTCAGTTTGGGAAAAAGGAGAGAAAACATACAAATATGATATAGGCTTTAGCAGTGAGGAGGACCGTGATTTTTACGAATCGGTTACTGCTTTTTCAAAGGACGGCAGCTATATATTTTTAAATGAAAATCAATTTATTATTCCTTATAAGGATTGGCTGTCTAACCATATTAATGCTGGAGTAAAAGAAGGAAAACTTCCAGTTCATACAGTAGTTCAATGGATATCAGAAGATAATAAACAATGGTATAAAGGTGAGATTGTTTTTCCTGCTGATTTTCAAAATACTTTTGAGTCATTTTATCAAAAGAATAAAAATATCCATATTGTGTATGTAATGGATAAGTTGAATCCTTCTGAGAATTATACGTTTGGAACAATATGGTTGCAAAGTTCCACCTCAAAAGAACGTATAATGAAGTTCCGCTTAGCGAAATTGAATAATGAGACTAGAAAATATGATGTTTCAAAATACACTCTTCCTAAGGGATTTGTAGTTCCCAAATGGGAAGGCAGAATCCCGCTTCAAAAACCTACCGATCTTCAATACTGGCAGGAGGAATAA
- a CDS encoding DUF421 domain-containing protein has protein sequence MDSILNVAVRSLCVYLFMVIAIRLFGKNQLSQLNAGDVVLLLLISNAVQNAMVGPDTSLQGGLIAALVLFVANFILKRLMFSNRSFEAFMQDEPVILIRDGVADQTALNRVKITENELEEAIREHGIEDIKNVKLSVLEVDGNISVVSQDEKSKQTHYARIKRKYKRKYH, from the coding sequence GTGGATTCTATTCTCAACGTTGCAGTTCGTTCCCTGTGTGTTTACCTTTTTATGGTAATCGCTATTCGTTTGTTTGGCAAGAATCAGCTTTCTCAGCTCAATGCGGGAGATGTTGTTTTGTTACTTTTAATATCTAACGCCGTACAGAATGCAATGGTAGGTCCGGATACTTCATTGCAGGGAGGTTTGATTGCAGCTTTAGTTTTATTTGTCGCCAATTTTATTTTAAAAAGACTGATGTTCTCCAATCGCTCCTTTGAAGCTTTTATGCAGGATGAACCCGTTATTTTAATAAGAGATGGAGTGGCAGATCAGACCGCCTTAAATCGGGTTAAAATTACGGAAAATGAACTGGAAGAAGCCATTAGAGAACACGGTATCGAAGATATCAAAAATGTTAAATTATCCGTATTAGAGGTAGATGGGAATATAAGTGTGGTCTCTCAGGATGAGAAAAGCAAACAAACCCATTATGCACGAATCAAAAGAAAATACAAAAGAAAATATCATTAA
- a CDS encoding GNAT family N-acetyltransferase: MHESKENTKENIINPMNYELREMLPNDEARVLEIFRQGVEGGIATLETEVPTAEAWSMEYFNDCRWVLENENNEVIGWCALKPVSKREAFKGVAEVSIYFDNEYQGKGLGSILLKKIILDSEDHGFWTLQTNLFSENEMAIKSHQKNGFRMVGVRKKIGKLNGEWKDLVMMEKRSEII; encoded by the coding sequence ATGCACGAATCAAAAGAAAATACAAAAGAAAATATCATTAATCCTATGAATTACGAATTACGAGAAATGCTTCCCAATGACGAAGCAAGAGTGTTGGAAATTTTCAGACAGGGAGTAGAGGGCGGTATTGCTACTTTGGAAACAGAAGTTCCCACTGCTGAAGCCTGGAGTATGGAATATTTCAATGATTGCCGTTGGGTGCTGGAAAACGAAAATAATGAAGTGATAGGATGGTGCGCCCTTAAACCGGTAAGCAAAAGAGAAGCTTTTAAAGGAGTGGCAGAAGTCAGCATTTACTTCGATAATGAATATCAAGGAAAGGGATTGGGCTCGATATTGCTTAAAAAGATCATACTGGATAGCGAAGACCATGGATTCTGGACCTTGCAGACCAATCTCTTTTCCGAAAATGAAATGGCAATCAAATCTCACCAGAAAAACGGATTCAGAATGGTTGGTGTTCGTAAAAAAATAGGAAAACTGAACGGTGAATGGAAAGACCTTGTTATGATGGAAAAACGAAGCGAAATTATCTGA
- a CDS encoding quinol oxidase subunit 4: MKSMFKITGILMVVLMLTSCVAYDNGGYQTKKIPPGQAKKIYGGSAKDYAPGQVKKRNGY; this comes from the coding sequence ATGAAAAGTATGTTTAAGATTACAGGCATTTTAATGGTTGTATTGATGCTTACTTCCTGTGTGGCATATGATAATGGAGGGTATCAGACCAAGAAAATTCCACCAGGACAAGCTAAAAAAATATATGGCGGAAGCGCAAAAGATTATGCTCCTGGACAGGTGAAAAAAAGAAATGGCTATTAA